From the genome of Porphyromonadaceae bacterium W3.11:
GAGCTGGAGGGTACTCTCCTTGGCAGATGCTGCGAGCTTCCCTGCCTTGATGGCTTCGTCGGTGAGCTTGACTGCCTCTTCCTTGAGGGCTGCTGCCTCCTTCTCCTTGATGCCCTTGAGCTCAGCTGATAGCTCCTGATTGGTCTGTGAGAGCTTCTGCACCGCCTGCAACACCTCTGATTCATTGGAGTTGTCTGCAAGGTTCAGCAGCTCGAGTAGTTGCTTATTCATACCTTCTGTTTTTGTTATTGGTTTATCTATTAGTGTTATAATCGTTTCGATGTCTGTACTGCTCTCCATATTGATTTTGGTGCCGTAGGCGTCGTAGAGCGCCACTGAGAGTGCATTATGATTAGCACCGATAGTGCATATAGAGGCTTCGCGTACCACCCACTCGGTAACCGTCGCATACTTTTGTCCTGCGAGCATCACTGATGCATCGGTAGAGCTTGCCACCGCCCACGCACCGATGCTACAGGCTTTGATATATCCAGCCTCAACCTTGCGGGCAATCTCGGCCGCCTTGGGGTCTTTTAGGTCAAAATTAGCATCAGCCAAAATCTTGGTGCCCTCGATGCGGATGTTCTCCCACCTACCAATAGGTAGCTCCCAATTGTCGTGGTTCCAGAGCATCACAGGGTTTTTGTGAAACTCCTCGAGGTTGGCCCCAGAGGTGAGCATTCGGAACCCGTGCGTATTTAGTGTCTCGTCGTGCAAGACGAATGTTATCAGTTTATCCTTTGCCATAGCGTCTATTATTAATTACACCACAAAGTTGGCAACTACCTTCTAACACTCATAAAACCAGTGCCATAGTGGCACTACTTTTTTCTTTTGGGGCTTTTTCAGCTCAATTTTGCAGTAAAGATTTAGAGATTATGGCACAAATGACGAATGCCCAAAAGAAGGAGTGGGCAAAACTCCTATACACAAGAGAGCACCTCCCGCAGGTAGAGATTGCCGAGCGAGTGGGTGTATCGCCCGTTACGGTCAACAGATGGATCAAGCGGGAGAACTGGGAGCTCCTACAGGCGAGCCTGACGGTAACTCGTGAGGAGCAGCTCGGGCACCTCTACAGACAGGTGGCGGAGCTCAACAATAACATCAGTAATCGTCCAGAGGGAGAGCGATTTGCCAACTCCAAGGAGGCTGATGCCATCAATAAGCTTGCGGCCGCTATCGATAAGATGGAGCGGGAGACTGGGCTGGGAGAAATCATCAGCTCCTTTCAGCAGTTTCTGAGTTTTCTAAGGGTAACCGATATGGACCTTGCCAAACGATTTATACCGCTGATGGACGCATTTATCAAGAGCAAACTATAGGCTATGGCAAAGAGACTAACGGCAGATGATAAGAGGTGGCTACAAGAGTGGGAGGAGACCAAACTGGGCATCCTCAATTCGGCAGTGGTCGATACCACCGAGAGCGAGAGCGATAAGCACAAGCGAATTAAGCGACTGGAGGCAAACGATGAGGAGTGGTTCGCCTACTACTTCCCATCTTACTACTCCGCCAAGCCAGCTAAGTTTCACATTGATGCCACCAAGCGCATTATGGCCAATGCCCGATGGTACGAGGTGCGGGCGTGGTCGAGAGAGCTCGCCAAGTCCACCCGCACGATGATGGAGGTGATCAAGCTGGCACTAACTGGTGAGATGCGCAATATCCTCCTCGTATCTAACTCTAAGGACAATGCCGACCGCCTCCTCACCCCTTATCAGATTACGCTCGAGTACAATCAGCGTATCATTAATGACTACGGACAGCAAGCCAAAATAGGTGCATGGGAGGAGGGCGAATTTACCACCAATGGCGGGGTGAGCTTTAGGGCGATAGGTGCGGGCCAATCCCCTCGTGGTACACGCAATGAAGCGGCACGCCCTGACTGCATCCTCATCGATGATATCGATACGGATGAGGAGTGCCGAAATCCCGACCGCATCAAGACCAAGTGGAAGTGGATCGAGGAGGCTCTGATACCTACACGATCTATAAGTGGCAATTTCCGAGTTGTTTTTTGCGGAAATGTCATCGCCAAGGATTGCTGTATCACCCGAGCCATGGAAAAGGCTAATTATGTGGACATTGTTAATATCCGTGATGCCAATGGCAAAAGTTCCTGGCCAGAGAAGAATAGCGAGGAGGACATTGATCAAGCTCTATCCATCATGTCTATGGTGGCGATACAGAAGGAGTACTACAATAACCCGATTACCGAGGGGGAAGTATTCAAGGAAATCACCTGGGCAAAGTGCCCTCCCATGAAGTCGCTCCCATTTATCGTGGTGTACGGTGACCCCTCACCGAGCAATAAGAGCGGGAGAAAAGCCAAGGGAGCGTCGCATAAGGCAGTCATCGCTGTAGGTTATCAAGCGGGTAAATATTACGTCTATGACGCTTGCCTCGAGCAAACCAAAAATAGTGATTTTATCCAATGGTACTACGATATGAGGGCGAAGTATGGTGGTAAGACGGTGGTCTATTACTTCATCGAGAATAACTCCCTGCAGGATCCTGTGTGGGAGCAAGTGCTTCAGCCATTGGCTGTAGAGCTCGGAGAGAAGCAAGGTGGCATGATACCTATTATCACCGATGGCACCCGCAAGGGCGATAAGTACGCCCGCATAGAAGCAACGCTGGAACCGCTCAATAGACAATCGAGGTTGGTATTTAATATCGACGAATCGGGTAATCCCAACATGCAGCGACTCGAAGAGCAGATGCTGGCAGTATCGCCAGGTCTTCCCGCCCCTGCCGATGGACCCGACTGCTTGGAGGGTGCGATTTTCCAAACCAATGTAAAATTATCGAGTGTATCGACCGATGCTATCATCATCGGAGGAGCTCGCAGAAATAGTAAAAGGTATTGAGATGTATATAACAATCGAAGAGATGAAAACACACCTCTATAAGGAGGATGTGGACCTAATCAGTGGTGGTGATGACACCATCATGCTGGCGGCGATCGATACCGCCACGGCAGAGATACGGAGCTACCTCGGGAAATATGACCGAGAAGCCATCTTCAGTGCGGAAGGCAAGGAGCGTAATGCACTACTTTTGACCTTCGCAAAAGATATTGCGGCTTGGCACTTCCTAACGCTCTGCAATGTGGGAAGCGACCTCGATTTTAGACACGGCAGGTATGCCCGTGCCATCGACTGGCTCAAGGCGGTGCAAAAGGGTGATGTAAGCCCAGACCTCCCGATGCCTGACGAGGATGGCGATGGTGAGCCCGACCAGCCTACCACTTATCTATTTGGATCCAACCCTAAACGCAATAACCACTATTGATATGGCAAAGAAAAAGAGTAAAAAACCAGCTCAGACTGGCACCGTGATACAAGATTTGGTGATTAAGCCCATCCGTAGAAATGTGTGGGAGGCAAGTGCTTGGCGCTCGGCACTACGTAGTGCTGACTACGGTCGCCCATCCACCCTCTATGATATGTATGATGATATGCTGCTCGACCCCTACCTATCGCATGGGGTGGATAAGCGTACCAATGCAGTGGCTCTGGCCGATTTGGTGTTTGCAGATAGCAAGGGCAAACCTGTAGAGGTGATGGATGACCTGATGGATACAATTGCTTGGGAGGACCTACTCAAGGAGATTGCCAAGTCAAGGTTTTATGGCCGCTCTGCTGCGGAGCTGAGCTTTAATGACGATGGGCTTGTAACTTCTGCCATCCCTACCAAGCACATCTCCTTGGAGCGGAAGGGTATCATCATCGACCTCGCCAACGAAGAAAAGGTAATCCCCTACGAGGGGGAGCGCTCGCTGATCGTTTGCGGTAAGCCACGCTACTGGGGGCTAATCCTCAAAGGCATCCCGTATGCTATCTTTAAGCGAGGGGGCTTTGGCGACTGGGCACAGTGGATAGAGTTATTCGGCATGCCGATGCGTATCGGTAAATACAACTCTTACGACCAAGCCTCACGACGGGTACTCGAGCAGGCTTTGGAACAAGCTGGATCTGCTGCCTATATGGTGGTGCCTGACGGTGCGGAGATAGATATTCGGGAGACCAAAGCCACCAATGGTATCAGCTTTGACCAATTCCGCAAGGCTTGTAATGAGGAGATATTGATTAGCCTGCTGGGGCAAACGCTCACCACCATTGCAGGGGATAAGGGGGCACGCTCGCTGGGTGAGGTGCACATGGAGGTGGAGGAGTCGCTATTTAAGAGCGACCAGAAGTATGTGCAGCGAATACTCAATAGTCAGGTGTTACCTTTCCTTGAGGAGCGAGGATTGCCCGTCAGTGGAGGTCGATTTGTCTTCCCAAGCTCCGTGGAGCAAACATCGGTGAATGACTTGGTGCAGCTCTCTACACTAATGGCGATACCTGAGAGCTACCTACGGGACCGATACGGCATACCTGCACCAGATGGAGACGAGCCAACCACAGGCAAAAAGGAGGAGCCAAAGCAAGAGGAGGAAAAGCCTGAAGAAGAGGAGCCGAAGGAGCCAAAAAAGGAAGAGCAACCCGATAAAAAGCTGCATGATGTAACTCTTGCAGCTTCAAAAAAAAAAGCCCAGAAAGTTCGGACGCCTTGGTGGCTGAAATTGAAGCACTCTATTACGGGGAACATTCAACTTGCTGACGACTACTCCATCAATATCGACAAACTCTTTGAGGAGGCACTCAAGGAGGTATATGGGGAAGCACTTGTGGAAGAGTCCAAGAAGACCCTCTCTCCATCGCTTTTTAGAGTAACCAATGATCCTCTCCAGCATGCGGTGGACTCTGCATTCGCATCGCCTGAGTTTGGAAAGCCTGAGCAGGGCTTCCTCGACCAGTTTAAGTACAATACGGGCGTTTTTGCAGCCTTTAAGGCGCATGCCGAGCAGAAGCTATTGGTATCTATGCTCCTTGATGAGGAGGGCAATCTACGCTCATTTAGAGAGTTTCGCAAGGCCGTTAAGGCGGTCAATATCCAGTGGAATGAACAGTGGTTGCGTACCGAGTACAATACCGCCGTACGCTCAGCCCGCTCTGCCGCCAACTACCAAGATGCCCTCCGCTCGAAGGACACTTATCCTAATCTGGAGTACCTCATCAGTAGTGCTCGTGATAAACGAGATGAGCACCTCGAATTAGTTGGAACCATTCTACCGATAGAGGACCCATTTTGGGATATCTACCTTCCGCCGTGGGACTGGAATTGCCAATGCAGCTTCCGCCCTACAGATAAGCCTGCAACGGGTGTGCCTAAGATCACCCAAATGATACCTCCAACATTCCAAAACAATCCAGGCAAAACTGCCGAGTTCGTTAAGCTTAACGAACACCCATACCTCAAGGGCAAGGGCGTAGCCACCTGCCCCGAGTGCCGCCGACAAGGACTGGTGTCAAGTGGCTCTGGCGACGAGCTCTGCCAGATGCACCAGCAGGCAAGGGAAGAGCATGTACAAAAATTAGACTCTAAAGAAACAACAAAAAGACTTTTAGCTGTCCTTAGACCCAAGGAGGTTCGCTATCCTGAATTTAAGGGAAAACTCGGTAAATTCGTGCGAAATTCTGTCACTGAGAATATGCGTTACGGCGAATTGTACCCCATTAAGAAAGAGGTTCTTGAAAATATTGATGAGTACTTGAACGCAGAATACATGCACAAGTTCAAAAAAAATGTAAAGAGAAGCAAGGATAACTATGTCTTAGGCTACCATAAATTTACAATTAAATACAAAGGGAATAATCCGATAGGAAAGGATAGAAACATTGAACTGCAATTTGAAGAGCGGGAAACGGGTGAAATAGTCTTCCACTTCATAAAGCTGATATAAAAAGAAAAGTGGTAATAACCCGTCACCACTCTGTTCGTCGCCAGGGGTCGCAGTTATCACCACTTCTTTGATTTCTCACCACAAAGGTACGTAAACAATTTAATATGAACAAACAATGGATATTCAGGAGTTTGCAGTAGTAATCGAGACGAAGAATAAGCAGCTACAAGAGTTTATCCGCTCGCAGGCGGTAAAGGATATTGTGGGCACGGAAGCTGTAGCACACTTCAAGCGAAGCTTCGAGGATGAGGGCTTTACCGATGAAACGCTCAACCCTTGGAAGGAGGTGGAGCGACGGAAGCCCGAATCGCCCTGGTATGGGCACTCTGGGCAAACGGGGAAGTTTAGTCCAGAGCGGACCAGCGCACCCATCCTGAATGGCGAAACGGGGCTCCTCAAAAACTCTATCCGATACACCTACCTACCTGATGGGGTGCGGGTCTCGAATAGTGCTCCTTACGCTGCGGTGCATCAGTACGGCCAACCAGCAAAGATCTACGGCAAAAAGCCATTCACCATGCCAACACGCCCATTTATAGGGCGTAGCAAGGTGCTCATGCGTAAAATCGAAGAGAAAATATATAGTAAAATATTAGACATCGTAAAGAAATGAAAGCAATTTACACCGCCCTCCTCGGGCAACTACAGACCATCACTCAGCTTAAATACATCGACATGGATACGGGGCAGCTCGAAGTGGGCTTCGCGGAGACCAAGCGACCACCCATCGCCTACCCAGCCGCACTTATTACTATTTCTGTGAACCGCCAGCAGGACATTACTGAGGTCTCCCAGCTCTGCAATGCGAGGGTAACAGTCCGTATCGCTGACGATACCGCTATGCGAACTGCAGCGCACCAATCGCAGCGGTCGAGGTCACTACAGATTTACGACCTTGTGGAGGAGGTGCGGGAGTGCCTGCAGGGATATACAGGCGAAGAAACCTTTAGTCCTCTCTCTCGTATCAGTCAGGAGAGGGAGCGTCAGAGCAATGGTTTATTTGTCTATCGGATAGACTTTGAAACAACCTTTAAACAGTAGTTAATCAAAGAGCGAACGTTGGCGTGGCATCGTTGGATTGCTTTCGCTCTCTTTAGCCCGCTGTAAGTAGCGGTAGAAGGTGCGGCGGCTCATCGGGTAGATGTGTTGGACAATAGAGCGGTACACCCACTCTTTGGAGCGATCTTGCCGACCTGGCTCATAGTTCGCCTCCACAATCTCTTGTATGATCAGCGACATCTTACGTGTATTTCTGTGTACTTTTCCCATCCCATCTACCTTCTTCTCACAAATATAACGTTTATTCAGCAAAAAGCAGAGTGGGACGTGCCTCACGGCATATCCCACTCCTCATTAATCACTTTACAATTATGAAAAAAAGAAATTATTAATATCCAAAACATCCCTCATAGGGGTTGCATTTTTCCTCGTTCGTGCCCTCATCGATGAGCCTTAGAGCCTCCTTCCAGCCGGGGAAGCCACCGAGGTTACGATCATCAATGTAGAGATCTGCACTGATCTTTCGGCTGTCATTCGAATACTGCTCGAAGTTCTCTCGAGCGTTACAATTGATGTTGTCAAAGGGGATACCCTTCTCCAGCAAAAAGTTAATGGCATCGGTCTGATCTTGCCCCTCTCTGCACGTCCATATAATAAGATGATGCCCCCGCCTCTTCAGCTCCTGCATGGCATCCCTTGCACCATTCACCACTACTCCAACTTCTGGGTATGGGCTGGCATTTATTACGCCATCAAAATCTACTGCTATTACCATCTTCCTCATACTCATCTTCAACCTCCCTTTGTTTCTCTCTCAATCTGTCTCTTAACTCACTTTTCCAGTCGCTTAAGCTGACCGTCACAGCCTCATAATCCGCATTTCTTAACGAGGTCTGCATATCATTTATAAATGAAAGGTCCGCCCTAATCGCTTCTATGCTATTCCTATCTTTTTCCATATCGTTTATAATATTGAGGGGGTGCCAGGAGTGATTTTTTGCTGCTTTGCTCCCTAGGTTGATGCCACTGCATTTCACCCCCTCATGTTAATTACCAAAACATATTCTCATCCTTTATGATTATCTTAGCCTCGCTATTGCGATATTTCGCCCTTGGCGCAATCAAATTAAGAGTTTCTTGCGCTGAGTAATATGGACGATTGATTTCCCACAGATGAAGGAGGTACTCCTTCTTATTACGTTTCGGCGAATCGATATGACTACTTGTCGTACGCTGATTGTTACTTATTTCAATATTACCCATAACAGTTACATTTTCCTTACATTTCACTCACTTCGCCCACTTCTGTCATGGATAAGGGGACTGTTGTCCAGCCGTTATGGTCATCTTTGATTTCGCAGCGAATGTATCGCTTCGAAAGGGTAGGTAAATAGCTTTCCTCAATGATCTTCACGGCTTCCAGGAACTCCTCCGATTTTGTTTCTTCGGCGATACGTCTCAGCTGAATCACTCGACTAGCTTTGAGATTCCCCTTACTGTCCTTAGAAAGTAATCGGAATACCATATCCACCAGGGCTTTGCTCTTGTCATCGCCCACTAGGCTCTCTAGGTACTTTCGGACCATCTGAATACCGTCGTCCACTGTGTCACGGTATCCGTCGATAGTGTGATAACCAAGAGTTACCCTCATGGTGCTATCGGAATTGGTGAAAGTGTGTGAGCGCTGCCCCTCGCTGACCAAGCCCAGTACATCGCCTTTCATGCGAATCAGCTCCTCGAACTGCTGAAATACTCGTTCCTTGCTCATGCCTAGCCCATCACTGACCTGCTGAAGGCTTGGCACCACGGCCTGTAACGTCTCATCGACTAGTTCACGATAGGCGTCGCGGTTCTGCTGACGAGTGTTCTCCTCCTCTTTCTTCTTTTTCCACGCCTTGTACTCCTCAAATTCTTTTCTCTCTTGCTCTGTCATGGTACTCATTGTTATATCATATTTGATTGTTAATTATAATTACCTCTTTTTATCATTTGTGCCGTAGTCACATTCGTGTAATAGACGCACTTCCTCTTTTTATCCTTTTGGGGCTCCACCACGGTCACCTCCTCCTCTTTTTCTTTCTTCTTCTTTCGGTTGATCGCGTACATCTTTCGTCTGAGTTTTTCGAGCTCCTCCTCATTGAGCTGGTGGAACTCCTTGCCCGCAATTCGCGACTGACTTACGAAGCGATTCACTGCCTCCCAGTCGCTCGTATCGATGCCATAGCTTTTCAGTAGCTTAAGCACAGCCGAGCGTTTACGCCTCTTTTCGGGATTGGCTTTGGAAGGCTTGAAGCCTGTCTGCTTTCTCAGTTCTGCCCTGAGCTTCACGAGCTCACCACCTGTGAGCTCACGCAAACTATTTGTCCTCCCATCGGAAACACTTTCGCACATCACACGTTTAAGCTCCTCTGCTTCCAGCTCTCCTGCTAGCTTATTAATCATCGCCCAGATGTCGCTATATCCTCTCATTACCCTCTTATATTTAGTTGTTCACTGACAGTGTAGGCCACCATCCTATCGTAAGGCCCCATCATCACTCCTGTCACCATCCGATAGACCATCGCCATAGTCGCCACCTCAGAGTAATTCATACTGATAGTGTACTTTTCCTTCTGACTCAGGAGACGTTGCCCGAGTCTCTGTGATAGTTGCACCAGGTTGAAGAATTTTCCCTCCTCTTCCTGAGTGAGTCCCTTTCTCGCCTCGAAAAAGGAGACAGCTATCAGTGTGACCATCGCCACACTTCTTAGTTCAGCAAAGGATAACTTCATTTTCTTTCTCTCGTGCATAATCCGCAGACGGCTGTTGTACACTGTTCTTTCTTCTATACTATTCATCGTTTCCTTTTTTATTGCTCTTTTCCCCAATAAATCTCTGCCTTCTCCTTCCAAATGTCGAACTCGCCTCGCTCACCGATAAAGCGGCCCTTACTGAAAGCCCTATACCCTTCCACCCATATCTTTAAGGAGGCATCGTACATCACACTCACTGCTTCGTTGCCTGCTGGGTTATTGCCACTGGCATGGCTGATGAAAATAAGCAGGTGCTTCGGGAAACGCTCCTTGAACTGGATGTAATCGATATAACTCATGCGGGTGTATTGAAAGGAGTCGATAATCACGATGCGTGGGCTCCGCTTTTTCTCGAGTCGCTCTCCGAGCTCCTCCATACTTTCGCTGATAATTCGTAGGGAGCCGTTCACCTCCATCATCCCAAATCGCTTGAGGGTGTTCGCCATGGTGAGGCCTGTGCCCTCCTCCAGCGAGTTAAATAGCACAATGCCATACTTGCAGAGCTCCTTGGCGAGCATCATCGTAAACGAACTCTTGCCATTGCCACTCTTGCCCCATATAATCCAAGTGCCACACTGCTCTGGCTTGCCGAAAAAGGCTTGCCACTCCTCTGACAGCTCAAAGGTTTCCAGCTTCTGATTGAGCACCTGACTCACCGATAATGCTTGCTTTGCCATATTATTCTCCTATATCGTCCGATTTATCCGTTTATAGTCGCGGATAAATCCGTTAGTACTTCCCAATAAATCCGCTAATAGACGCGGATGCCTTCCTGATGCTATTCACCATACATTTCAGCATTCTA
Proteins encoded in this window:
- a CDS encoding HK97 family phage prohead protease, producing MAKDKLITFVLHDETLNTHGFRMLTSGANLEEFHKNPVMLWNHDNWELPIGRWENIRIEGTKILADANFDLKDPKAAEIARKVEAGYIKACSIGAWAVASSTDASVMLAGQKYATVTEWVVREASICTIGANHNALSVALYDAYGTKINMESSTDIETIITLIDKPITKTEGMNKQLLELLNLADNSNESEVLQAVQKLSQTNQELSAELKGIKEKEAAALKEEAVKLTDEAIKAGKLAASAKESTLQLFALNHEAAKAMINGLPERPSIANQINNSDKKEDGLLTMSWTEIDKANRLAELKEKYPEEYREKFKECFGREPR
- a CDS encoding helix-turn-helix domain-containing protein gives rise to the protein MAQMTNAQKKEWAKLLYTREHLPQVEIAERVGVSPVTVNRWIKRENWELLQASLTVTREEQLGHLYRQVAELNNNISNRPEGERFANSKEADAINKLAAAIDKMERETGLGEIISSFQQFLSFLRVTDMDLAKRFIPLMDAFIKSKL
- a CDS encoding DUF1320 family protein, giving the protein MKTHLYKEDVDLISGGDDTIMLAAIDTATAEIRSYLGKYDREAIFSAEGKERNALLLTFAKDIAAWHFLTLCNVGSDLDFRHGRYARAIDWLKAVQKGDVSPDLPMPDEDGDGEPDQPTTYLFGSNPKRNNHY
- a CDS encoding DUF935 family protein: MAKKKSKKPAQTGTVIQDLVIKPIRRNVWEASAWRSALRSADYGRPSTLYDMYDDMLLDPYLSHGVDKRTNAVALADLVFADSKGKPVEVMDDLMDTIAWEDLLKEIAKSRFYGRSAAELSFNDDGLVTSAIPTKHISLERKGIIIDLANEEKVIPYEGERSLIVCGKPRYWGLILKGIPYAIFKRGGFGDWAQWIELFGMPMRIGKYNSYDQASRRVLEQALEQAGSAAYMVVPDGAEIDIRETKATNGISFDQFRKACNEEILISLLGQTLTTIAGDKGARSLGEVHMEVEESLFKSDQKYVQRILNSQVLPFLEERGLPVSGGRFVFPSSVEQTSVNDLVQLSTLMAIPESYLRDRYGIPAPDGDEPTTGKKEEPKQEEEKPEEEEPKEPKKEEQPDKKLHDVTLAASKKKAQKVRTPWWLKLKHSITGNIQLADDYSINIDKLFEEALKEVYGEALVEESKKTLSPSLFRVTNDPLQHAVDSAFASPEFGKPEQGFLDQFKYNTGVFAAFKAHAEQKLLVSMLLDEEGNLRSFREFRKAVKAVNIQWNEQWLRTEYNTAVRSARSAANYQDALRSKDTYPNLEYLISSARDKRDEHLELVGTILPIEDPFWDIYLPPWDWNCQCSFRPTDKPATGVPKITQMIPPTFQNNPGKTAEFVKLNEHPYLKGKGVATCPECRRQGLVSSGSGDELCQMHQQAREEHVQKLDSKETTKRLLAVLRPKEVRYPEFKGKLGKFVRNSVTENMRYGELYPIKKEVLENIDEYLNAEYMHKFKKNVKRSKDNYVLGYHKFTIKYKGNNPIGKDRNIELQFEERETGEIVFHFIKLI
- a CDS encoding phage virion morphogenesis protein — protein: MDIQEFAVVIETKNKQLQEFIRSQAVKDIVGTEAVAHFKRSFEDEGFTDETLNPWKEVERRKPESPWYGHSGQTGKFSPERTSAPILNGETGLLKNSIRYTYLPDGVRVSNSAPYAAVHQYGQPAKIYGKKPFTMPTRPFIGRSKVLMRKIEEKIYSKILDIVKK
- a CDS encoding DUF3164 family protein, with the protein product MSTMTEQERKEFEEYKAWKKKKEEENTRQQNRDAYRELVDETLQAVVPSLQQVSDGLGMSKERVFQQFEELIRMKGDVLGLVSEGQRSHTFTNSDSTMRVTLGYHTIDGYRDTVDDGIQMVRKYLESLVGDDKSKALVDMVFRLLSKDSKGNLKASRVIQLRRIAEETKSEEFLEAVKIIEESYLPTLSKRYIRCEIKDDHNGWTTVPLSMTEVGEVSEM